A genomic region of Nostoc sp. UHCC 0702 contains the following coding sequences:
- a CDS encoding ammonium transporter, producing MNKRTPSRHRLLALAIGSMVFAVFAPTVVQAANPPTLESLSQTTTNLQLSINTTWVLLTGFLVFFMQTGFAMLEAGLIRQRGVVNALLENFIDAAVTILAWWAIGFGIAFGTSAGGFFGIDTFFLSQLPGADGSYPIGAPGSTAPINTYTLFFFQFAFAATASTITTGSMAGRTDFIGDLIYSAIMGAISYPIIVHWAWNTKGWLSQLSYHDFAGSSVVHTVGGWTALVGAYLLGPRPGRPAWGRLPPAHNLGLATLGTMILWFGWYGFNPGSTLGTANTGLIGLVTINTTLAAGAGALTTIIFQYIRTKKWDLVYCLNGSLAGLVAITAPCAYVAPWAAVLIGLTGGILLVLGVDLIESVHIDDPVGAFSVHGINGMMGTLSIGFLGQKELTLNKKAGLFLGGGFDLLSVQILGVISIAVFTVAFAFLMYGGLKAIKRLRVNPEADRIGIDAYEHGATVWPDVYTVEQLVEEEKNNPQTPEIGTFESE from the coding sequence ATGAATAAGCGTACTCCATCGCGACATCGCTTACTAGCGCTAGCAATAGGCTCAATGGTGTTTGCAGTTTTTGCCCCCACAGTTGTGCAGGCAGCAAATCCTCCAACCCTTGAGTCTTTATCGCAAACGACAACGAACCTACAACTTTCAATTAATACAACTTGGGTACTGTTAACTGGGTTTTTAGTATTCTTTATGCAAACCGGCTTTGCCATGTTAGAAGCTGGTTTGATCCGCCAAAGAGGTGTAGTCAACGCTTTACTAGAAAACTTTATTGACGCGGCTGTAACTATTTTGGCATGGTGGGCCATCGGCTTCGGTATCGCCTTTGGTACAAGTGCTGGCGGATTTTTTGGCATAGATACTTTCTTTCTTAGCCAACTACCAGGTGCTGATGGAAGCTACCCAATAGGCGCACCTGGTTCTACAGCCCCCATCAACACCTATACCTTGTTCTTCTTCCAATTTGCCTTTGCCGCCACCGCCAGTACAATCACCACTGGTTCAATGGCTGGCAGAACTGACTTCATTGGCGACTTAATTTACAGCGCCATTATGGGGGCGATTAGCTACCCAATTATCGTTCACTGGGCGTGGAACACCAAGGGTTGGTTATCTCAATTGAGTTATCATGATTTCGCTGGTAGTTCCGTTGTCCACACAGTTGGTGGCTGGACAGCGCTAGTTGGTGCTTATTTGCTTGGGCCTCGTCCTGGTCGTCCTGCTTGGGGAAGACTACCACCAGCCCACAATTTGGGATTGGCGACTCTAGGAACAATGATTCTGTGGTTTGGCTGGTATGGGTTCAACCCTGGTTCAACCTTAGGCACAGCTAATACAGGATTAATTGGATTAGTAACAATCAATACCACACTTGCGGCAGGAGCAGGGGCACTAACGACGATAATTTTTCAGTACATCCGCACAAAGAAGTGGGATTTGGTTTATTGTCTCAATGGTTCCCTCGCTGGATTAGTAGCCATTACAGCTCCTTGCGCCTATGTAGCCCCTTGGGCTGCTGTTTTAATTGGTTTGACGGGTGGGATTTTGCTTGTCTTGGGAGTGGATTTGATTGAATCAGTGCATATTGATGACCCAGTAGGGGCATTTAGCGTACACGGTATCAATGGCATGATGGGCACTCTCTCTATTGGCTTCTTAGGTCAAAAAGAACTCACCCTTAACAAAAAAGCAGGTCTATTTTTAGGCGGGGGCTTTGACTTACTGAGTGTACAAATTCTAGGTGTAATATCCATCGCAGTTTTCACCGTTGCTTTCGCCTTTTTGATGTATGGTGGACTGAAAGCGATCAAGCGGCTGCGTGTCAATCCCGAAGCCGATCGCATTGGCATCGATGCTTACGAACACGGTGCGACAGTATGGCCTGATGTTTATACGGTCGAACAATTAGTTGAAGAAGAAAAAAATAATCCTCAAACTCCAGAAATCGGTACTTTTGAGAGTGAATAG
- a CDS encoding ammonium transporter has protein sequence MYKQKSKAKSRRFSAKKYTENTEFYSKFAIFTQAIKRLSPSWQACLPLACLIVLGWGYVAVAQTPAAGPTTAELKVALDTLWVAIAAFLVFFMNAGFCMLETGFCRQKNAVNVLAKNLIVFALATVAFWAIGFGLMFGDGNPFIGLNGFFLSGADNSPATGDAYKGVFSALSWTGVPLAAKFLFQLVFAGTAATIVSGAVAERIKFVDFLIFSLLLVGISYAITGHWIWGGGWLAKSGFWDFAGSTVVHSAGGWAALMGAAFLGPRIGKYQDKQVVALPGHNMSIATLGCLILWLGWFGFNPGSVMAADANAITHIALTTNMAGAVGGIAATITAWLYLGKPDLSMIINGILAGLVGITASCAYVTIGSSFVIGLIAGVLVVFAVTFFDKLGIDDPVGATSVHLVCGIWGTLAVGLWSVGPGVFSWYGEGLGPAKGLFAGGGFGQFFTQLIGVVSVGGMTVLLSTIFWLALKATLGIRVSREEELEGLDIGEHGMEAYSGFVKETGSSTFAEGYGTGITPDKY, from the coding sequence ATGTACAAACAGAAATCGAAAGCAAAAAGTAGGCGATTTTCAGCAAAGAAATACACTGAAAATACAGAATTTTACTCCAAATTCGCGATATTTACTCAAGCAATTAAACGGCTCTCTCCGAGTTGGCAAGCCTGTTTACCACTGGCTTGTCTAATTGTTTTGGGTTGGGGTTATGTGGCAGTTGCCCAAACTCCCGCCGCCGGGCCAACCACAGCAGAACTCAAAGTTGCTCTTGATACGCTGTGGGTTGCGATCGCTGCCTTTTTGGTATTCTTCATGAACGCCGGTTTTTGTATGTTAGAAACCGGCTTCTGTCGCCAAAAAAACGCTGTCAACGTACTTGCTAAGAACTTGATTGTGTTTGCTCTGGCCACCGTTGCCTTTTGGGCGATCGGTTTTGGGTTAATGTTCGGCGATGGTAATCCTTTCATCGGCTTGAATGGGTTTTTCCTATCAGGAGCAGATAACAGTCCTGCAACAGGAGATGCCTATAAAGGTGTCTTTAGCGCTCTTAGTTGGACTGGTGTACCTTTAGCTGCCAAGTTTTTATTCCAGCTAGTGTTTGCTGGAACCGCAGCCACAATTGTTTCTGGTGCAGTTGCGGAACGGATTAAGTTTGTTGACTTCTTAATCTTCAGCCTCTTACTTGTAGGTATTTCCTACGCCATTACCGGACACTGGATTTGGGGTGGTGGCTGGCTAGCAAAAAGCGGTTTCTGGGATTTTGCTGGTTCTACAGTGGTTCACTCGGCTGGTGGTTGGGCTGCTTTGATGGGAGCAGCATTTCTTGGGCCACGCATTGGGAAATATCAAGATAAGCAAGTTGTGGCCCTACCTGGTCACAACATGAGTATTGCCACCTTGGGTTGCTTGATTCTGTGGTTGGGCTGGTTTGGTTTCAACCCCGGTTCAGTGATGGCTGCTGATGCTAATGCAATCACTCACATTGCTTTAACCACCAACATGGCAGGTGCAGTCGGTGGTATTGCTGCCACAATTACAGCTTGGCTGTACTTGGGTAAGCCAGACCTGTCGATGATTATCAATGGTATTTTGGCTGGCTTGGTTGGTATCACAGCATCTTGTGCTTACGTCACCATTGGCAGTTCTTTTGTTATTGGCTTAATTGCTGGTGTTCTGGTAGTTTTTGCTGTCACATTCTTTGATAAACTCGGCATAGATGACCCAGTGGGAGCCACCTCTGTTCACCTAGTTTGCGGTATTTGGGGAACTCTGGCAGTTGGTTTGTGGTCTGTCGGCCCTGGTGTTTTTTCCTGGTATGGTGAAGGACTTGGCCCAGCAAAGGGTTTATTTGCAGGCGGTGGCTTCGGACAATTCTTCACTCAGCTGATTGGCGTTGTCTCAGTAGGCGGTATGACAGTTCTCCTCAGTACTATCTTTTGGCTAGCACTGAAGGCTACTTTAGGTATTAGAGTCTCTAGAGAAGAGGAACTGGAAGGTTTGGATATTGGCGAACACGGCATGGAAGCCTACAGCGGATTCGTCAAAGAGACTGGTTCTAGTACATTTGCTGAAGGATATGGTACTGGAATCACACCGGATAAATATTGA
- a CDS encoding transposase — protein MPQRRIPLQIGNFYHVYNRGNNRQTIFFERENYVYFLRLIKEHLITNAVDIVAYCLMPNHYHFLVYLRDETLSDAMKSLSLSYTKAINKRFNRCGVLFQGRFQSIHVSQTDYLVNLSRYIHLNPVKAGFVQQPEEWEFSSYLEYAGLRRGTLPKIEYVKMQLQEESIYQQFLADHYLPDSASFKRLMLDG, from the coding sequence ATGCCCCAAAGACGGATTCCTTTGCAAATTGGGAACTTTTACCATGTCTACAATCGGGGGAACAACCGCCAAACGATTTTCTTTGAGCGTGAGAACTATGTTTATTTTCTCCGTTTGATAAAAGAACATCTGATCACCAATGCAGTAGATATTGTTGCTTACTGTTTAATGCCCAATCATTATCATTTTTTGGTCTATTTGAGAGATGAAACCCTGTCTGATGCGATGAAATCCCTCTCACTCTCATATACAAAAGCAATTAATAAGCGTTTTAATCGTTGTGGGGTGTTATTTCAGGGACGCTTTCAAAGTATTCATGTTTCACAAACTGATTATCTTGTCAATCTATCACGCTATATTCATCTTAATCCAGTGAAAGCAGGCTTCGTACAGCAACCTGAGGAATGGGAGTTTTCCAGTTACTTGGAATACGCAGGATTAAGGAGAGGAACACTACCTAAAATAGAGTATGTCAAGATGCAGCTTCAGGAAGAATCAATTTATCAGCAATTTTTGGCGGATCATTACCTACCTGATAGCGCCAGTTTCAAAAGACTAATGCTGGATGGATAG
- a CDS encoding ammonium transporter, which produces MGNAFAQAPAAAPPAADTGDTAFMLICSALVLLMTPGLAFFYGGFVRSRNVLNTLMMSFVLMAIVGVTWILWGYSLSFAPGLPFIGGLQWLGLNGVGLETTDYLKGSNPAEVVSYAGTIPHQAFMIYQAMFAIITPALISGAIAERMSFRAYSLFVLLWSTFVYTPLAHMVWAKGGFLGLYGGLGALDFAGGTVVHISSGVSALVAAIVLGPRRTHPDRLSPPHSVPFILLGAGLLWFGWFGFNAGSALSIASGTSGNLVTNVATTAFVATNTAAAAGALMWLILEGVLRGKPTAVGAATGAVAGLVGITPAAGFVTPLSAILIGFITAFVCFYAVSFKHKLQVDDALDTYPVHGVGGTVGAILTALFATAEVNSAGKDGVFRGNFSELGVELAAIVIAYVIAGVGTWIILKVIDATVGLRVKEEAEYQGLDINEHGEEAYNSEFGDSIKVSE; this is translated from the coding sequence ATGGGCAATGCTTTTGCCCAAGCACCAGCCGCCGCTCCCCCTGCTGCTGATACAGGAGATACAGCATTTATGCTGATTTGTTCAGCACTGGTTTTGTTGATGACACCAGGATTAGCATTCTTTTATGGTGGATTTGTGCGATCGCGCAACGTCCTCAACACATTGATGATGAGCTTTGTGCTGATGGCGATCGTAGGCGTTACTTGGATTTTATGGGGTTATAGCCTATCGTTTGCACCAGGATTACCATTCATCGGTGGTTTGCAGTGGCTTGGTTTGAATGGTGTGGGGTTAGAAACAACAGATTATCTCAAAGGGTCAAACCCAGCAGAAGTTGTTTCCTATGCCGGGACGATTCCCCACCAAGCATTCATGATTTATCAAGCCATGTTTGCTATTATCACCCCAGCTTTGATTTCTGGGGCGATCGCAGAGCGGATGAGCTTCCGTGCATATAGCTTATTTGTGCTGTTGTGGTCAACCTTTGTTTATACACCCCTAGCTCATATGGTATGGGCCAAAGGTGGATTCTTAGGTTTGTACGGTGGTTTAGGCGCTTTAGACTTTGCAGGTGGTACAGTCGTGCATATTAGTTCAGGGGTTTCCGCCCTTGTAGCTGCGATCGTCCTAGGCCCTCGTAGAACACATCCTGACCGCCTCAGCCCTCCCCACAGCGTCCCCTTTATTTTGTTGGGTGCTGGCTTGTTATGGTTTGGTTGGTTTGGCTTCAACGCTGGGAGTGCCTTATCTATTGCTAGTGGAACTTCTGGTAATTTAGTCACAAACGTAGCTACAACAGCCTTTGTTGCCACTAATACTGCTGCGGCTGCTGGTGCTTTAATGTGGTTAATATTGGAAGGAGTTTTACGTGGTAAACCAACCGCTGTGGGAGCGGCTACAGGAGCCGTTGCGGGGTTAGTAGGTATTACCCCAGCAGCAGGATTTGTCACACCTTTATCAGCGATTTTAATCGGTTTCATCACCGCCTTTGTTTGCTTTTATGCGGTGAGTTTCAAGCATAAACTGCAAGTTGACGATGCCTTGGATACCTATCCTGTGCATGGTGTTGGTGGTACAGTGGGGGCAATTTTGACAGCACTGTTTGCCACCGCTGAAGTCAACTCAGCCGGGAAAGATGGCGTATTCCGTGGTAACTTCAGCGAACTTGGGGTTGAACTAGCAGCAATTGTCATTGCTTATGTCATTGCTGGTGTTGGGACATGGATAATTTTGAAAGTTATCGATGCTACAGTCGGTCTGCGAGTCAAGGAAGAAGCGGAATATCAAGGACTGGATATCAACGAACACGGAGAAGAAGCTTATAATTCCGAGTTTGGCGATAGCATAAAGGTTTCAGAGTAA
- a CDS encoding G-D-S-L family lipolytic protein translates to MLAVILLIWQQQRSTAFFSTTPSVSGASLPQTVAPELGPRHKLNYQQWLDILQQEANIAAQKRPQRLSILAGDSLSLWFPTELLPEDRNWLNQAISGETSYGLLKRLNLFDGTQPEVIFVMIGINDLIRGVKDEVILDNQRQIISYLRRAHPKTQIVVQSILPHGGEEATWEGRDRLLAITNTRIRQLNQQLQNIASKQGVKYVDLYPLFTNQQGNLRREFSTDGLHLSPTGYIVWRTALQIYSNRE, encoded by the coding sequence ATGTTGGCGGTGATTCTGCTGATTTGGCAACAGCAGCGATCGACCGCTTTTTTTAGCACCACACCTTCTGTGTCTGGTGCAAGTCTTCCCCAAACTGTTGCACCAGAGTTAGGCCCCCGTCATAAACTCAATTACCAGCAATGGCTAGACATCCTACAGCAAGAAGCCAACATCGCCGCCCAAAAGCGTCCCCAGCGTTTAAGTATATTGGCGGGTGATTCTCTGAGTCTGTGGTTTCCCACTGAATTATTACCGGAAGATAGAAATTGGCTCAATCAAGCAATTTCTGGCGAAACCAGCTACGGATTATTAAAAAGATTAAATTTATTTGACGGCACTCAGCCAGAGGTAATTTTTGTGATGATTGGCATTAATGACTTAATCCGGGGGGTGAAGGATGAAGTCATTTTAGATAATCAACGCCAAATTATCAGTTACCTACGAAGGGCGCATCCCAAAACGCAAATTGTTGTCCAGTCAATTTTGCCCCACGGCGGCGAGGAGGCAACATGGGAAGGACGAGACAGACTACTGGCTATTACTAATACTCGAATTCGCCAGTTGAATCAACAACTGCAAAATATAGCTAGTAAACAAGGCGTGAAATATGTTGATTTGTATCCTTTATTTACCAACCAGCAAGGTAATCTCCGCCGTGAATTCTCCACCGACGGCTTACACCTGAGTCCCACAGGTTATATAGTTTGGCGTACTGCATTGCAGATTTATAGCAATAGGGAATAG
- a CDS encoding 4-hydroxy-3-methylbut-2-enyl diphosphate reductase, with amino-acid sequence MDTKAFKRTLQQSENYNRKGFGHQAEVATQLQSEYQSNLIQEIRDRNYTLQRDDVTIHLAQAFGFCWGVERAVAMAYETRKHFPTEHIWITNEIIHNPSVNQRMQEMAVEYIPVAAGQKDFSVVAAGDVVILPAFGASVQEMQILNDKGCKIVDTTCPWVSKVWNTVEKHKKGDYTSIIHGKYKHEETVATSSFAGKYLIVLNLQEAEYVANYILNGGNREEFIKKFAKACSAGFDPDQDLERVGIANQTTMLKGETEQMGKLFERTMMQKYGPTELNQHFQSFNTICDATQERQDAMLELVEKNIDLMVVIGGFNSSNTTQLQQIAVQRGIPSYHIDSVERIQSGNAVEHRQLSGDLVITENWLPKGEIVVGVTSGASTPDKVVEDVIEKIFALKATASVV; translated from the coding sequence ATGGATACAAAAGCCTTTAAGCGTACACTCCAACAGTCCGAAAATTACAACCGTAAGGGATTTGGGCATCAAGCAGAAGTCGCCACCCAACTGCAATCAGAATATCAAAGTAACTTAATTCAGGAAATTCGCGATCGCAACTACACTCTGCAACGAGATGATGTCACCATCCACCTAGCACAAGCTTTTGGCTTTTGCTGGGGTGTAGAACGTGCTGTGGCTATGGCTTATGAAACTCGCAAGCACTTCCCCACAGAACACATCTGGATTACCAATGAAATTATTCACAATCCCTCTGTGAATCAGCGGATGCAGGAAATGGCAGTGGAATACATTCCAGTTGCAGCAGGTCAAAAAGACTTTTCTGTTGTGGCAGCTGGTGATGTTGTCATCCTACCCGCTTTTGGTGCCAGCGTTCAAGAAATGCAGATACTGAACGATAAAGGCTGCAAAATTGTGGATACCACTTGCCCTTGGGTATCTAAAGTTTGGAACACAGTTGAAAAGCACAAAAAAGGCGATTACACTTCTATCATTCACGGAAAATATAAACACGAAGAAACTGTAGCTACTAGTTCTTTCGCTGGCAAATATCTGATTGTCCTGAATTTGCAAGAAGCTGAATATGTTGCTAACTATATTCTCAATGGTGGGAATCGTGAAGAGTTTATCAAAAAATTTGCCAAAGCTTGTTCCGCAGGTTTTGACCCTGATCAAGACTTAGAACGGGTTGGTATTGCTAACCAAACCACCATGCTCAAAGGTGAAACTGAGCAAATGGGCAAACTATTTGAGCGTACTATGATGCAAAAGTATGGCCCTACTGAATTAAATCAGCATTTCCAAAGCTTCAATACCATCTGTGATGCAACTCAAGAACGGCAAGATGCTATGTTGGAGCTAGTGGAAAAAAATATAGATTTGATGGTGGTAATTGGTGGGTTTAATTCATCGAATACTACTCAATTGCAACAAATTGCTGTGCAACGGGGAATTCCTTCTTATCATATTGATAGTGTTGAGAGAATTCAATCAGGTAATGCTGTTGAACATCGGCAGTTAAGTGGTGATTTAGTAATTACAGAAAACTGGTTGCCAAAAGGGGAAATTGTTGTGGGAGTTACTTCTGGTGCTTCAACGCCAGATAAGGTAGTAGAAGATGTGATTGAGAAGATTTTTGCCTTGAAGGCAACAGCATCAGTGGTGTAG